One Salvia splendens isolate huo1 chromosome 22, SspV2, whole genome shotgun sequence DNA segment encodes these proteins:
- the LOC121788068 gene encoding mechanosensitive ion channel protein 2, chloroplastic-like isoform X5: MDIFSSLQLSLELGIRSNYETKTRFRLQNSESRGKFCVLRANLSSFSACGWSRDLSKRIKRGACVISSRNHRLKCHCFLNRVPSFDAANIKNATSTLARSLNQLPGNPHVIKLASAVGFVIFAIWGLRPLVRQCRNIFFGKSDSSWRRSSTFHVTASYIQPLLLWAGAIYICRALDPMILPSEAGQIVKKRVLNFVRSLSTVLAFAYLFSSVFQQAQKFFMETNEFTDASNMGFQFVGRTVYTAVWVAAVSLFMELLGFSTQRWITAGGFGTVLITLAGREIFTNFLSSVMIHTTRPFVLNEWIQTKIQGSEVSGTVEHVGWWSPTIIRADDREAVHIPNHKFTMNIVRNLSQKTHWRIKTHLAISHLDVGKVNKIVADMRKVLSKNPQVEQQKLHRRVFLDNIDPENQALLILVSCFVKTSRFEEYLCVKEAILLDLLRVISHHRARLATPIRTLQKVYRDADLDDIPFSDSPFSWGATSKHPLLLVEPSNKIDGGDKIKPHVRSTHINGEEDEKATPRSTQSAADGKEDDTKGENIDTKPKETEVGDHSRKEAQTTEAKVGEESGRGTKEVKSSPWDTNKLGNAATKAPNSEEKLLEGVPSTSQVKQDARQQATQAPPPTKPSSLEENIVLGVALDGSKRTLPIDEDTNPEDMKELARLHSGSGPAVTHMEKKDTKQSNTTGSPSSDQKDQQD; the protein is encoded by the exons ATGGATATCTTCAGTTCTCTGCAGCTATCTCTGGAGCTTGGAATTCGGAGTAACTATGAAACTAAGACACGATTTCGA CTGCAGAATTCAGAATCGCGAGGCAAATTTTGTGTTCTCCGCGCTAATTTATCATCATTTTCGGCT TGTGGTTGGAGTAGAGATCTTTCGAAGAGGATAAAGAGAGGAGCATGCGTAATCTCATCTAGGAATCACAGACTTAAATGCCACTGTTTTTTAAATAGAGTGCCCTCTTTCGATGCTGCGAATATAAAGAATGCCACTTCAACTTTAGCAAG ATCATTGAATCAGCTGCCAGGAAATCCCCATGTGATCAAATTGGCTTCAGCTGTAGGTTTTGTTATTTTTGCAATATGGGGACTCAGGCCGCTTGTCAGACAATGCAGAAACATATTTTTCGGG AAAAGTGATAGCAGCTGGCGAAGAAGCAGCACATTTCATGTCACAGCCTCTTACATTCAACCGTTACTGCTATGGGCAGGAGCAATCTACATCTGCAG AGCATTGGATCCAATGATTCTTCCCTCCGAAGCTGGCCAGATTGTTAAAAAGCGGGTCCTAAATTTTGTCAGATCATTATCAACAGTGCTGGCCTTTGCATATTTATTCTCAAG TGTATTTCAGCAAGCACAAAAATTCTTCATGGAGACGAATGAATTCACGGATGCTAGTAAT ATGGGCTTCCAGTTTGTTGGCAGAACTGTATACACAGCTGTGTGGGTAGCTGCCGTGTCATTGTTCATGGAGTTGCTAGGTTTCTCAACCCAAAGATGGATCACGGCTGGAGGGTTCGGGACAGTTTTGATCACTCTCGCTGGACGTGAG aTTTTCACAAATTTCCTTTCAAGTGTGATGATTCATACGACCAGGCCATTTGTCTTGAATGAATGGATTCAAACAAAGATTCAAGGCTCTGAAGTTTCTGGGACAGTTGAG CATGTTGGATGGTGGTCACCGACTATTATTAGAGCTGATGACCGTGAAGCTGTCCACATTCCGAACCACAAATTCACAATGAATATTGTAAGAAATCTCAGTCAAAAGACTCACTGGCGCATTAAAACTCATCTGGCGATCAGTCATTTAGATGTTGGCAAAGTCAAT AAAATTGTAGCAGATATGCGCAAGGTTCTGTCGAAGAATCCACAAGTGGAACAACAGAAACTGCATAGAAGAGTATTCCTAGACAATATTGATCCCGAAAATCAGGCCCTATTG ATACTGGTGTCCTGCTTTGTGAAGACCTCCCGTTTTGAAGAATATTTGTGCGTTAAG GAAGCTATTCTTCTAGACCTTCTAAGGGTAATTTCACACCATCGTGCTCGATTAGCCACACCCATCCGCACACTTCAGAAAGTATACAGAGATGCCGATTTGGATGATATACCATTTTCAGATTCTCCCTTTTCCTGGGGAGCTACTTCAAAACATCCATTACTGTTGGTCGAGCCTTCCAATAAAATCGACGGGGGGGATAAGATCAAACCACACGTCCGATCTACACATATAAATGGCGAAGAAGATGAAAAGGCTACACCAAGATCAACACAGTCAGCTGCAGATGGTAAAGAGGATGATACTAAAGGTGAAAATATCGATACAAAGCCCAAAGAAACGGAAGTTGGAGACCACAGTAGAAAAGAGGCGCAAACGACAGAGGCCAAAGTTGGTGAGGAGTCTGGAAGAGGGACCAAGGAAGTGAAATCATCTCCATGGGACACTAATAAGCTTGGAAATGCTGCTACTAAAGCCCCCAATTCCGAGGAGAAGCTCCTGGAGGGCGTCCCGTCTACTTCGCAAGTTAAACAAGATGCTAGACAACAGGCGACACAAGCTCCTCCTCCAACCAAACCTTCTTCTCTGGAAGAGAACATAGTTCTTGGTGTTGCGTTGGATGGCTCGAAAAGAACCCTTCCCATCGACGAAGATACGAACCCTGAAGATATGAAAGAATTGGCTCGGTTGCATAGTGGCAGTGGGCCTGCAGTGACTCATATGGAAAAGAAGGATACTAAACAGTCCAATACAACAGGATCTCCAAGTAGTGATCAGAAAGATCAGCAAGATTAG
- the LOC121788068 gene encoding mechanosensitive ion channel protein 2, chloroplastic-like isoform X4, with product MDIFSSLQLSLELGIRSNYETKTRFRNSESRGKFCVLRANLSSFSAEQCGWSRDLSKRIKRGACVISSRNHRLKCHCFLNRVPSFDAANIKNATSTLARSLNQLPGNPHVIKLASAVGFVIFAIWGLRPLVRQCRNIFFGKSDSSWRRSSTFHVTASYIQPLLLWAGAIYICRALDPMILPSEAGQIVKKRVLNFVRSLSTVLAFAYLFSSVFQQAQKFFMETNEFTDASNMGFQFVGRTVYTAVWVAAVSLFMELLGFSTQRWITAGGFGTVLITLAGREIFTNFLSSVMIHTTRPFVLNEWIQTKIQGSEVSGTVEHVGWWSPTIIRADDREAVHIPNHKFTMNIVRNLSQKTHWRIKTHLAISHLDVGKVNKIVADMRKVLSKNPQVEQQKLHRRVFLDNIDPENQALLILVSCFVKTSRFEEYLCVKEAILLDLLRVISHHRARLATPIRTLQKVYRDADLDDIPFSDSPFSWGATSKHPLLLVEPSNKIDGGDKIKPHVRSTHINGEEDEKATPRSTQSAADGKEDDTKGENIDTKPKETEVGDHSRKEAQTTEAKVGEESGRGTKEVKSSPWDTNKLGNAATKAPNSEEKLLEGVPSTSQVKQDARQQATQAPPPTKPSSLEENIVLGVALDGSKRTLPIDEDTNPEDMKELARLHSGSGPAVTHMEKKDTKQSNTTGSPSSDQKDQQD from the exons ATGGATATCTTCAGTTCTCTGCAGCTATCTCTGGAGCTTGGAATTCGGAGTAACTATGAAACTAAGACACGATTTCGA AATTCAGAATCGCGAGGCAAATTTTGTGTTCTCCGCGCTAATTTATCATCATTTTCGGCT GAACAGTGTGGTTGGAGTAGAGATCTTTCGAAGAGGATAAAGAGAGGAGCATGCGTAATCTCATCTAGGAATCACAGACTTAAATGCCACTGTTTTTTAAATAGAGTGCCCTCTTTCGATGCTGCGAATATAAAGAATGCCACTTCAACTTTAGCAAG ATCATTGAATCAGCTGCCAGGAAATCCCCATGTGATCAAATTGGCTTCAGCTGTAGGTTTTGTTATTTTTGCAATATGGGGACTCAGGCCGCTTGTCAGACAATGCAGAAACATATTTTTCGGG AAAAGTGATAGCAGCTGGCGAAGAAGCAGCACATTTCATGTCACAGCCTCTTACATTCAACCGTTACTGCTATGGGCAGGAGCAATCTACATCTGCAG AGCATTGGATCCAATGATTCTTCCCTCCGAAGCTGGCCAGATTGTTAAAAAGCGGGTCCTAAATTTTGTCAGATCATTATCAACAGTGCTGGCCTTTGCATATTTATTCTCAAG TGTATTTCAGCAAGCACAAAAATTCTTCATGGAGACGAATGAATTCACGGATGCTAGTAAT ATGGGCTTCCAGTTTGTTGGCAGAACTGTATACACAGCTGTGTGGGTAGCTGCCGTGTCATTGTTCATGGAGTTGCTAGGTTTCTCAACCCAAAGATGGATCACGGCTGGAGGGTTCGGGACAGTTTTGATCACTCTCGCTGGACGTGAG aTTTTCACAAATTTCCTTTCAAGTGTGATGATTCATACGACCAGGCCATTTGTCTTGAATGAATGGATTCAAACAAAGATTCAAGGCTCTGAAGTTTCTGGGACAGTTGAG CATGTTGGATGGTGGTCACCGACTATTATTAGAGCTGATGACCGTGAAGCTGTCCACATTCCGAACCACAAATTCACAATGAATATTGTAAGAAATCTCAGTCAAAAGACTCACTGGCGCATTAAAACTCATCTGGCGATCAGTCATTTAGATGTTGGCAAAGTCAAT AAAATTGTAGCAGATATGCGCAAGGTTCTGTCGAAGAATCCACAAGTGGAACAACAGAAACTGCATAGAAGAGTATTCCTAGACAATATTGATCCCGAAAATCAGGCCCTATTG ATACTGGTGTCCTGCTTTGTGAAGACCTCCCGTTTTGAAGAATATTTGTGCGTTAAG GAAGCTATTCTTCTAGACCTTCTAAGGGTAATTTCACACCATCGTGCTCGATTAGCCACACCCATCCGCACACTTCAGAAAGTATACAGAGATGCCGATTTGGATGATATACCATTTTCAGATTCTCCCTTTTCCTGGGGAGCTACTTCAAAACATCCATTACTGTTGGTCGAGCCTTCCAATAAAATCGACGGGGGGGATAAGATCAAACCACACGTCCGATCTACACATATAAATGGCGAAGAAGATGAAAAGGCTACACCAAGATCAACACAGTCAGCTGCAGATGGTAAAGAGGATGATACTAAAGGTGAAAATATCGATACAAAGCCCAAAGAAACGGAAGTTGGAGACCACAGTAGAAAAGAGGCGCAAACGACAGAGGCCAAAGTTGGTGAGGAGTCTGGAAGAGGGACCAAGGAAGTGAAATCATCTCCATGGGACACTAATAAGCTTGGAAATGCTGCTACTAAAGCCCCCAATTCCGAGGAGAAGCTCCTGGAGGGCGTCCCGTCTACTTCGCAAGTTAAACAAGATGCTAGACAACAGGCGACACAAGCTCCTCCTCCAACCAAACCTTCTTCTCTGGAAGAGAACATAGTTCTTGGTGTTGCGTTGGATGGCTCGAAAAGAACCCTTCCCATCGACGAAGATACGAACCCTGAAGATATGAAAGAATTGGCTCGGTTGCATAGTGGCAGTGGGCCTGCAGTGACTCATATGGAAAAGAAGGATACTAAACAGTCCAATACAACAGGATCTCCAAGTAGTGATCAGAAAGATCAGCAAGATTAG
- the LOC121788068 gene encoding mechanosensitive ion channel protein 2, chloroplastic-like isoform X3, whose protein sequence is MDIFSSLQLSLELGIRSNYETKTRFRLQNSESRGKFCVLRANLSSFSAEQCGWSRDLSKRIKRGACVISSRNHRLKCHCFLNRVPSFDAANIKNATSTLARSLNQLPGNPHVIKLASAVGFVIFAIWGLRPLVRQCRNIFFGKSDSSWRRSSTFHVTASYIQPLLLWAGAIYICRALDPMILPSEAGQIVKKRVLNFVRSLSTVLAFAYLFSSVFQQAQKFFMETNEFTDASNMGFQFVGRTVYTAVWVAAVSLFMELLGFSTQRWITAGGFGTVLITLAGREIFTNFLSSVMIHTTRPFVLNEWIQTKIQGSEVSGTVEHVGWWSPTIIRADDREAVHIPNHKFTMNIVRNLSQKTHWRIKTHLAISHLDVGKVNKIVADMRKVLSKNPQVEQQKLHRRVFLDNIDPENQALLILVSCFVKTSRFEEYLCVKEAILLDLLRVISHHRARLATPIRTLQKVYRDADLDDIPFSDSPFSWGATSKHPLLLVEPSNKIDGGDKIKPHVRSTHINGEEDEKATPRSTQSAADGKEDDTKGENIDTKPKETEVGDHSRKEAQTTEAKVGEESGRGTKEVKSSPWDTNKLGNAATKAPNSEEKLLEGVPSTSQVKQDARQQATQAPPPTKPSSLEENIVLGVALDGSKRTLPIDEDTNPEDMKELARLHSGSGPAVTHMEKKDTKQSNTTGSPSSDQKDQQD, encoded by the exons ATGGATATCTTCAGTTCTCTGCAGCTATCTCTGGAGCTTGGAATTCGGAGTAACTATGAAACTAAGACACGATTTCGA CTGCAGAATTCAGAATCGCGAGGCAAATTTTGTGTTCTCCGCGCTAATTTATCATCATTTTCGGCT GAACAGTGTGGTTGGAGTAGAGATCTTTCGAAGAGGATAAAGAGAGGAGCATGCGTAATCTCATCTAGGAATCACAGACTTAAATGCCACTGTTTTTTAAATAGAGTGCCCTCTTTCGATGCTGCGAATATAAAGAATGCCACTTCAACTTTAGCAAG ATCATTGAATCAGCTGCCAGGAAATCCCCATGTGATCAAATTGGCTTCAGCTGTAGGTTTTGTTATTTTTGCAATATGGGGACTCAGGCCGCTTGTCAGACAATGCAGAAACATATTTTTCGGG AAAAGTGATAGCAGCTGGCGAAGAAGCAGCACATTTCATGTCACAGCCTCTTACATTCAACCGTTACTGCTATGGGCAGGAGCAATCTACATCTGCAG AGCATTGGATCCAATGATTCTTCCCTCCGAAGCTGGCCAGATTGTTAAAAAGCGGGTCCTAAATTTTGTCAGATCATTATCAACAGTGCTGGCCTTTGCATATTTATTCTCAAG TGTATTTCAGCAAGCACAAAAATTCTTCATGGAGACGAATGAATTCACGGATGCTAGTAAT ATGGGCTTCCAGTTTGTTGGCAGAACTGTATACACAGCTGTGTGGGTAGCTGCCGTGTCATTGTTCATGGAGTTGCTAGGTTTCTCAACCCAAAGATGGATCACGGCTGGAGGGTTCGGGACAGTTTTGATCACTCTCGCTGGACGTGAG aTTTTCACAAATTTCCTTTCAAGTGTGATGATTCATACGACCAGGCCATTTGTCTTGAATGAATGGATTCAAACAAAGATTCAAGGCTCTGAAGTTTCTGGGACAGTTGAG CATGTTGGATGGTGGTCACCGACTATTATTAGAGCTGATGACCGTGAAGCTGTCCACATTCCGAACCACAAATTCACAATGAATATTGTAAGAAATCTCAGTCAAAAGACTCACTGGCGCATTAAAACTCATCTGGCGATCAGTCATTTAGATGTTGGCAAAGTCAAT AAAATTGTAGCAGATATGCGCAAGGTTCTGTCGAAGAATCCACAAGTGGAACAACAGAAACTGCATAGAAGAGTATTCCTAGACAATATTGATCCCGAAAATCAGGCCCTATTG ATACTGGTGTCCTGCTTTGTGAAGACCTCCCGTTTTGAAGAATATTTGTGCGTTAAG GAAGCTATTCTTCTAGACCTTCTAAGGGTAATTTCACACCATCGTGCTCGATTAGCCACACCCATCCGCACACTTCAGAAAGTATACAGAGATGCCGATTTGGATGATATACCATTTTCAGATTCTCCCTTTTCCTGGGGAGCTACTTCAAAACATCCATTACTGTTGGTCGAGCCTTCCAATAAAATCGACGGGGGGGATAAGATCAAACCACACGTCCGATCTACACATATAAATGGCGAAGAAGATGAAAAGGCTACACCAAGATCAACACAGTCAGCTGCAGATGGTAAAGAGGATGATACTAAAGGTGAAAATATCGATACAAAGCCCAAAGAAACGGAAGTTGGAGACCACAGTAGAAAAGAGGCGCAAACGACAGAGGCCAAAGTTGGTGAGGAGTCTGGAAGAGGGACCAAGGAAGTGAAATCATCTCCATGGGACACTAATAAGCTTGGAAATGCTGCTACTAAAGCCCCCAATTCCGAGGAGAAGCTCCTGGAGGGCGTCCCGTCTACTTCGCAAGTTAAACAAGATGCTAGACAACAGGCGACACAAGCTCCTCCTCCAACCAAACCTTCTTCTCTGGAAGAGAACATAGTTCTTGGTGTTGCGTTGGATGGCTCGAAAAGAACCCTTCCCATCGACGAAGATACGAACCCTGAAGATATGAAAGAATTGGCTCGGTTGCATAGTGGCAGTGGGCCTGCAGTGACTCATATGGAAAAGAAGGATACTAAACAGTCCAATACAACAGGATCTCCAAGTAGTGATCAGAAAGATCAGCAAGATTAG
- the LOC121788068 gene encoding mechanosensitive ion channel protein 2, chloroplastic-like isoform X6 yields the protein MDIFSSLQLSLELGIRSNYETKTRFRNSESRGKFCVLRANLSSFSACGWSRDLSKRIKRGACVISSRNHRLKCHCFLNRVPSFDAANIKNATSTLARSLNQLPGNPHVIKLASAVGFVIFAIWGLRPLVRQCRNIFFGKSDSSWRRSSTFHVTASYIQPLLLWAGAIYICRALDPMILPSEAGQIVKKRVLNFVRSLSTVLAFAYLFSSVFQQAQKFFMETNEFTDASNMGFQFVGRTVYTAVWVAAVSLFMELLGFSTQRWITAGGFGTVLITLAGREIFTNFLSSVMIHTTRPFVLNEWIQTKIQGSEVSGTVEHVGWWSPTIIRADDREAVHIPNHKFTMNIVRNLSQKTHWRIKTHLAISHLDVGKVNKIVADMRKVLSKNPQVEQQKLHRRVFLDNIDPENQALLILVSCFVKTSRFEEYLCVKEAILLDLLRVISHHRARLATPIRTLQKVYRDADLDDIPFSDSPFSWGATSKHPLLLVEPSNKIDGGDKIKPHVRSTHINGEEDEKATPRSTQSAADGKEDDTKGENIDTKPKETEVGDHSRKEAQTTEAKVGEESGRGTKEVKSSPWDTNKLGNAATKAPNSEEKLLEGVPSTSQVKQDARQQATQAPPPTKPSSLEENIVLGVALDGSKRTLPIDEDTNPEDMKELARLHSGSGPAVTHMEKKDTKQSNTTGSPSSDQKDQQD from the exons ATGGATATCTTCAGTTCTCTGCAGCTATCTCTGGAGCTTGGAATTCGGAGTAACTATGAAACTAAGACACGATTTCGA AATTCAGAATCGCGAGGCAAATTTTGTGTTCTCCGCGCTAATTTATCATCATTTTCGGCT TGTGGTTGGAGTAGAGATCTTTCGAAGAGGATAAAGAGAGGAGCATGCGTAATCTCATCTAGGAATCACAGACTTAAATGCCACTGTTTTTTAAATAGAGTGCCCTCTTTCGATGCTGCGAATATAAAGAATGCCACTTCAACTTTAGCAAG ATCATTGAATCAGCTGCCAGGAAATCCCCATGTGATCAAATTGGCTTCAGCTGTAGGTTTTGTTATTTTTGCAATATGGGGACTCAGGCCGCTTGTCAGACAATGCAGAAACATATTTTTCGGG AAAAGTGATAGCAGCTGGCGAAGAAGCAGCACATTTCATGTCACAGCCTCTTACATTCAACCGTTACTGCTATGGGCAGGAGCAATCTACATCTGCAG AGCATTGGATCCAATGATTCTTCCCTCCGAAGCTGGCCAGATTGTTAAAAAGCGGGTCCTAAATTTTGTCAGATCATTATCAACAGTGCTGGCCTTTGCATATTTATTCTCAAG TGTATTTCAGCAAGCACAAAAATTCTTCATGGAGACGAATGAATTCACGGATGCTAGTAAT ATGGGCTTCCAGTTTGTTGGCAGAACTGTATACACAGCTGTGTGGGTAGCTGCCGTGTCATTGTTCATGGAGTTGCTAGGTTTCTCAACCCAAAGATGGATCACGGCTGGAGGGTTCGGGACAGTTTTGATCACTCTCGCTGGACGTGAG aTTTTCACAAATTTCCTTTCAAGTGTGATGATTCATACGACCAGGCCATTTGTCTTGAATGAATGGATTCAAACAAAGATTCAAGGCTCTGAAGTTTCTGGGACAGTTGAG CATGTTGGATGGTGGTCACCGACTATTATTAGAGCTGATGACCGTGAAGCTGTCCACATTCCGAACCACAAATTCACAATGAATATTGTAAGAAATCTCAGTCAAAAGACTCACTGGCGCATTAAAACTCATCTGGCGATCAGTCATTTAGATGTTGGCAAAGTCAAT AAAATTGTAGCAGATATGCGCAAGGTTCTGTCGAAGAATCCACAAGTGGAACAACAGAAACTGCATAGAAGAGTATTCCTAGACAATATTGATCCCGAAAATCAGGCCCTATTG ATACTGGTGTCCTGCTTTGTGAAGACCTCCCGTTTTGAAGAATATTTGTGCGTTAAG GAAGCTATTCTTCTAGACCTTCTAAGGGTAATTTCACACCATCGTGCTCGATTAGCCACACCCATCCGCACACTTCAGAAAGTATACAGAGATGCCGATTTGGATGATATACCATTTTCAGATTCTCCCTTTTCCTGGGGAGCTACTTCAAAACATCCATTACTGTTGGTCGAGCCTTCCAATAAAATCGACGGGGGGGATAAGATCAAACCACACGTCCGATCTACACATATAAATGGCGAAGAAGATGAAAAGGCTACACCAAGATCAACACAGTCAGCTGCAGATGGTAAAGAGGATGATACTAAAGGTGAAAATATCGATACAAAGCCCAAAGAAACGGAAGTTGGAGACCACAGTAGAAAAGAGGCGCAAACGACAGAGGCCAAAGTTGGTGAGGAGTCTGGAAGAGGGACCAAGGAAGTGAAATCATCTCCATGGGACACTAATAAGCTTGGAAATGCTGCTACTAAAGCCCCCAATTCCGAGGAGAAGCTCCTGGAGGGCGTCCCGTCTACTTCGCAAGTTAAACAAGATGCTAGACAACAGGCGACACAAGCTCCTCCTCCAACCAAACCTTCTTCTCTGGAAGAGAACATAGTTCTTGGTGTTGCGTTGGATGGCTCGAAAAGAACCCTTCCCATCGACGAAGATACGAACCCTGAAGATATGAAAGAATTGGCTCGGTTGCATAGTGGCAGTGGGCCTGCAGTGACTCATATGGAAAAGAAGGATACTAAACAGTCCAATACAACAGGATCTCCAAGTAGTGATCAGAAAGATCAGCAAGATTAG
- the LOC121788068 gene encoding mechanosensitive ion channel protein 2, chloroplastic-like isoform X2, protein MDIFSSLQLSLELGIRSNYETKTRFRNSESRGKFCVLRANLSSFSAFQEQCGWSRDLSKRIKRGACVISSRNHRLKCHCFLNRVPSFDAANIKNATSTLARSLNQLPGNPHVIKLASAVGFVIFAIWGLRPLVRQCRNIFFGKSDSSWRRSSTFHVTASYIQPLLLWAGAIYICRALDPMILPSEAGQIVKKRVLNFVRSLSTVLAFAYLFSSVFQQAQKFFMETNEFTDASNMGFQFVGRTVYTAVWVAAVSLFMELLGFSTQRWITAGGFGTVLITLAGREIFTNFLSSVMIHTTRPFVLNEWIQTKIQGSEVSGTVEHVGWWSPTIIRADDREAVHIPNHKFTMNIVRNLSQKTHWRIKTHLAISHLDVGKVNKIVADMRKVLSKNPQVEQQKLHRRVFLDNIDPENQALLILVSCFVKTSRFEEYLCVKEAILLDLLRVISHHRARLATPIRTLQKVYRDADLDDIPFSDSPFSWGATSKHPLLLVEPSNKIDGGDKIKPHVRSTHINGEEDEKATPRSTQSAADGKEDDTKGENIDTKPKETEVGDHSRKEAQTTEAKVGEESGRGTKEVKSSPWDTNKLGNAATKAPNSEEKLLEGVPSTSQVKQDARQQATQAPPPTKPSSLEENIVLGVALDGSKRTLPIDEDTNPEDMKELARLHSGSGPAVTHMEKKDTKQSNTTGSPSSDQKDQQD, encoded by the exons ATGGATATCTTCAGTTCTCTGCAGCTATCTCTGGAGCTTGGAATTCGGAGTAACTATGAAACTAAGACACGATTTCGA AATTCAGAATCGCGAGGCAAATTTTGTGTTCTCCGCGCTAATTTATCATCATTTTCGGCT TTTCAGGAACAGTGTGGTTGGAGTAGAGATCTTTCGAAGAGGATAAAGAGAGGAGCATGCGTAATCTCATCTAGGAATCACAGACTTAAATGCCACTGTTTTTTAAATAGAGTGCCCTCTTTCGATGCTGCGAATATAAAGAATGCCACTTCAACTTTAGCAAG ATCATTGAATCAGCTGCCAGGAAATCCCCATGTGATCAAATTGGCTTCAGCTGTAGGTTTTGTTATTTTTGCAATATGGGGACTCAGGCCGCTTGTCAGACAATGCAGAAACATATTTTTCGGG AAAAGTGATAGCAGCTGGCGAAGAAGCAGCACATTTCATGTCACAGCCTCTTACATTCAACCGTTACTGCTATGGGCAGGAGCAATCTACATCTGCAG AGCATTGGATCCAATGATTCTTCCCTCCGAAGCTGGCCAGATTGTTAAAAAGCGGGTCCTAAATTTTGTCAGATCATTATCAACAGTGCTGGCCTTTGCATATTTATTCTCAAG TGTATTTCAGCAAGCACAAAAATTCTTCATGGAGACGAATGAATTCACGGATGCTAGTAAT ATGGGCTTCCAGTTTGTTGGCAGAACTGTATACACAGCTGTGTGGGTAGCTGCCGTGTCATTGTTCATGGAGTTGCTAGGTTTCTCAACCCAAAGATGGATCACGGCTGGAGGGTTCGGGACAGTTTTGATCACTCTCGCTGGACGTGAG aTTTTCACAAATTTCCTTTCAAGTGTGATGATTCATACGACCAGGCCATTTGTCTTGAATGAATGGATTCAAACAAAGATTCAAGGCTCTGAAGTTTCTGGGACAGTTGAG CATGTTGGATGGTGGTCACCGACTATTATTAGAGCTGATGACCGTGAAGCTGTCCACATTCCGAACCACAAATTCACAATGAATATTGTAAGAAATCTCAGTCAAAAGACTCACTGGCGCATTAAAACTCATCTGGCGATCAGTCATTTAGATGTTGGCAAAGTCAAT AAAATTGTAGCAGATATGCGCAAGGTTCTGTCGAAGAATCCACAAGTGGAACAACAGAAACTGCATAGAAGAGTATTCCTAGACAATATTGATCCCGAAAATCAGGCCCTATTG ATACTGGTGTCCTGCTTTGTGAAGACCTCCCGTTTTGAAGAATATTTGTGCGTTAAG GAAGCTATTCTTCTAGACCTTCTAAGGGTAATTTCACACCATCGTGCTCGATTAGCCACACCCATCCGCACACTTCAGAAAGTATACAGAGATGCCGATTTGGATGATATACCATTTTCAGATTCTCCCTTTTCCTGGGGAGCTACTTCAAAACATCCATTACTGTTGGTCGAGCCTTCCAATAAAATCGACGGGGGGGATAAGATCAAACCACACGTCCGATCTACACATATAAATGGCGAAGAAGATGAAAAGGCTACACCAAGATCAACACAGTCAGCTGCAGATGGTAAAGAGGATGATACTAAAGGTGAAAATATCGATACAAAGCCCAAAGAAACGGAAGTTGGAGACCACAGTAGAAAAGAGGCGCAAACGACAGAGGCCAAAGTTGGTGAGGAGTCTGGAAGAGGGACCAAGGAAGTGAAATCATCTCCATGGGACACTAATAAGCTTGGAAATGCTGCTACTAAAGCCCCCAATTCCGAGGAGAAGCTCCTGGAGGGCGTCCCGTCTACTTCGCAAGTTAAACAAGATGCTAGACAACAGGCGACACAAGCTCCTCCTCCAACCAAACCTTCTTCTCTGGAAGAGAACATAGTTCTTGGTGTTGCGTTGGATGGCTCGAAAAGAACCCTTCCCATCGACGAAGATACGAACCCTGAAGATATGAAAGAATTGGCTCGGTTGCATAGTGGCAGTGGGCCTGCAGTGACTCATATGGAAAAGAAGGATACTAAACAGTCCAATACAACAGGATCTCCAAGTAGTGATCAGAAAGATCAGCAAGATTAG